The following are encoded in a window of Ignavibacteriales bacterium genomic DNA:
- a CDS encoding SpoIIE family protein phosphatase has translation MEDEKRSAQIIIEENKRLKSAIAELSILNEIATAISSTLSLEQIIQLIVQKCVKHLHVEQGAVMLIDSTDETNPFHTFIRKQNTGIIDTNSFHLDTQLSGWMILHKSPLLVNDFKNDDRIKFIEKRADLKSILAVPLMLKSKLIGVVSLFNKRDEREFTNEDQRLLSIIAGQSSQVIENARLALREQTLIKVQEEMRLANKIQTDLLPKEIPQFKGYQLAGRSIPAKEVGGDYFDFMKIDNDSVAFCVADISGKGLPAALLMANLQATLRGQTFLNVSCTNCISFTNNLLYTNTDSSKYATLFYGILNTKENIIKYCNAGHNPPFLFTDNSKTQKLEIGGVVVGMIPNSKFQEGMIEINENDVLILYSDGVTEAMNAAAEEFGEEKMLDIVRTNLKSTAEEIVQKILDEVKEHSRRVEQSDDITIMVIKRIE, from the coding sequence ATGGAAGATGAAAAACGTTCTGCGCAGATTATTATAGAAGAAAATAAAAGACTCAAATCTGCCATTGCCGAACTCTCGATCCTCAACGAAATTGCAACCGCAATTTCTTCAACTTTGTCGCTTGAACAAATTATTCAATTGATTGTCCAAAAATGTGTTAAGCATCTGCATGTTGAACAAGGTGCTGTTATGCTCATTGATTCGACTGATGAAACAAATCCCTTCCACACATTCATTCGTAAGCAAAACACTGGTATAATAGATACAAATTCTTTCCATCTAGACACTCAGCTTTCCGGTTGGATGATTCTTCACAAATCTCCGCTTCTTGTAAATGACTTCAAAAACGATGACCGAATAAAATTTATTGAAAAGAGAGCCGATCTTAAATCAATTTTAGCAGTGCCCCTTATGTTGAAAAGCAAATTGATCGGTGTGGTTTCACTATTCAATAAACGCGATGAAAGAGAATTCACTAATGAAGATCAAAGATTACTTTCAATCATTGCTGGGCAATCTTCACAGGTAATAGAAAACGCACGACTCGCCCTTAGAGAGCAGACTCTTATTAAAGTCCAAGAAGAAATGAGGCTGGCAAATAAGATTCAAACTGATTTGCTTCCAAAAGAAATACCACAGTTTAAAGGTTATCAACTTGCAGGGAGAAGTATTCCGGCAAAGGAAGTTGGTGGAGATTACTTTGACTTCATGAAAATTGACAATGACTCTGTTGCATTTTGTGTTGCAGATATATCAGGAAAAGGGTTGCCAGCAGCACTATTAATGGCAAATCTACAAGCTACTTTACGAGGACAGACATTTCTAAACGTATCTTGTACTAATTGTATCTCTTTTACAAATAATCTTCTTTACACAAATACTGATTCTAGCAAATATGCTACACTTTTCTATGGAATACTAAATACGAAAGAAAATATTATAAAGTATTGCAATGCCGGACACAATCCGCCATTTCTTTTTACTGATAACTCAAAGACTCAAAAATTAGAAATTGGCGGTGTGGTTGTTGGAATGATTCCTAATTCTAAATTTCAAGAGGGTATGATTGAAATAAATGAAAACGATGTATTGATTCTTTACTCTGACGGTGTAACAGAAGCAATGAATGCGGCGGCTGAAGAATTTGGGGAAGAAAAAATGTTAGATATTGTCCGCACAAACTTGAAATCTACAGCTGAAGAAATTGTTCAAAAAATACTTGATGAAGTAAAAGAACATTCCAGAAGGGTGGAACAATCGGATGACATAACAATAATGGTAATTAAACGGATTGAATAA